GGCGGCGGCTTCGAGCACGACATAGGGCAGGCTTTCGCCGCGCGAGGGCATGACCATGACCTTCGCAAGACTCAGCGCCTCGCGGATCGGCATCGGCGGCGAGAAGGTGACTTGCGCTGAAAGCCCAAGCTCTTGCGCCGCATTCCTGATGTTCTGCTCATCCGGGCCGGCGCCGACGAGAAGCGCGGTCAGGCGGCGCCCGTCGCGGGCAAGGCGGGCCAGCGCGTGGAGGAGGGTATCGACGCCTTTCAGCACCCGCATCTCGCCGAGATAAAGGATGTCCTTCGCGTCGGGCTGCTGGGTCACCGGCTCGAATTCGGCGTCGGTGACGCCGTTGCGGACGATGACCAGAGGTTTCTTGATCGGGCCGATATCCTGGTCGGCGCGCCGGGCGATATAGGCGCTCTCCATCAGGAACAGGCTTGTCTTGAACAACAGGATTTTTTCGACGAGCCGGTAGAGCTTGTCGCGCGGCGCATCGCCCGCGAAATGGAACGAGCCGCCATGCGGCGTATAGATTCGCGCCGGCCAGGAGGTGTCATAGAAGGCGGGCAGGCGCGCATAGAGCCCGCCTTTGGAACCGTGGCCGTGCAGAATGTCCGGCCGTCTTTCCTTCACGATACGGCGCACTTCCTTCAGAGCCGCAAAATCGCTCGGCCCGGGATTGCGGCTCATCGGAAAGCGCGACAGGCCGAGCGCGAGAAGCGGCGCGATCTGTTCGAGAGCCGCTTCCGCGCGGGCGCCGCCGGTAGATGAGTCACAGACAATGCCCACCGCATGGCCCCGGGCAATCTGGCCGCGCGCGACATCCATGACGTGTCGGAAAAGCCCGCCCACAGGCGTGCGGAAGATATGCAGAATCCGGAGCGGCGAAGATTCGCCCGGCATCAGAACCAGCGTTCGTGAACGAAGACCGTATCGCCCGGACGGATCACGGTCGTCATCGGTACGCGCACACGCGCCACCCCGGCATCGTCGCGGCGCGCCAGCTGGACCGAATCCTGTCTGGCGCGGGCCGTATAGCCGCCGGCGATAGCAACAGCCTGCTC
Above is a window of Terrihabitans soli DNA encoding:
- a CDS encoding glycosyltransferase, which produces MDVARGQIARGHAVGIVCDSSTGGARAEAALEQIAPLLALGLSRFPMSRNPGPSDFAALKEVRRIVKERRPDILHGHGSKGGLYARLPAFYDTSWPARIYTPHGGSFHFAGDAPRDKLYRLVEKILLFKTSLFLMESAYIARRADQDIGPIKKPLVIVRNGVTDAEFEPVTQQPDAKDILYLGEMRVLKGVDTLLHALARLARDGRRLTALLVGAGPDEQNIRNAAQELGLSAQVTFSPPMPIREALSLAKVMVMPSRGESLPYVVLEAAAARMPLIATNVGGIPEIFGPFADRLVPPGEPGFLAATIKNTFSKSEVERLTEAAALAAHIRKNFSYDRMIEDGIIAYRQALGPRHRDWPGRIKPSATPFS